The Medicago truncatula cultivar Jemalong A17 chromosome 4, MtrunA17r5.0-ANR, whole genome shotgun sequence genome includes a region encoding these proteins:
- the LOC25493410 gene encoding uncharacterized protein, with translation MVYCNPTYAGYPIGRGVNPLSGTLLANSKDYELSQYKLMISSLEKELKEPNNFPQHLIEIKTIILEDCRVLLAEYRQSKAAAKQAAKATKVRKQTAKTSKIRKQKGKKVLET, from the exons ATGGTTTATTGTAATCCAACGTACGCCGGCTACCCAATCGGAAGGGGAGTAAATCCATTGTCCGGAACTCTTTTGGCAAATTCAAAG GATTACGAATTGTCACAATACAAGCTTATGATTTCCTCACTGGAAAAGGAGTTGAAGGAGCCCAACAATTTTCCTCAGCATTTAATTGAAATCAAG ACGATTATTTTGGAGGATTGTCGTGTTCTCCTTGCTGAATATCGACAGAGTAAAGCTGCTGCAAAGCAGGCAGCCAAGGCAACTAAAGTTCGGAAGCAGACAGCTAAGACAAGTAAAATTCGGAAGCAGAAGGGGAAGAAAGTGTTGGAGACTTGA